The following proteins are co-located in the Longimicrobium sp. genome:
- the wrbA gene encoding NAD(P)H:quinone oxidoreductase yields the protein MATKVLVVYYSSYGHVHRMAQAVVEGAEGVRDTEVRLRRIPELEEARRAMSGQEWYVKAQEAQREIPEATHDDLRWADGIVWGIPTRYGNMPAQVKQFIDTTGALWQAGELEDKATGIFTSTATIHGGQESTILTSLVPLLHLGMIFVGTPYGQNPQIMVTDGVGGSPYGPGTLAGPDGSRQPVESELTSARNLGSRVAKASALLRQLRASDPHGEQPDAPTYHQ from the coding sequence ATGGCGACGAAGGTGCTGGTGGTCTACTACAGCAGCTACGGGCACGTCCACCGCATGGCGCAGGCGGTGGTGGAGGGGGCCGAGGGCGTCCGGGACACCGAGGTGCGGCTGCGGCGCATCCCCGAGCTGGAGGAGGCGCGCAGGGCGATGTCGGGGCAGGAGTGGTACGTGAAGGCGCAGGAGGCGCAGCGCGAGATCCCCGAGGCCACGCACGACGACCTGCGCTGGGCCGACGGGATCGTCTGGGGGATCCCCACCCGCTACGGCAACATGCCCGCCCAGGTGAAGCAGTTCATCGACACCACGGGCGCGCTGTGGCAGGCGGGCGAGCTGGAGGACAAGGCCACCGGCATCTTCACCAGCACGGCCACCATCCACGGCGGGCAGGAGAGCACCATCCTCACCAGCCTGGTGCCGCTGCTGCACCTGGGGATGATCTTCGTGGGCACGCCGTACGGCCAGAACCCGCAGATCATGGTGACCGACGGCGTCGGCGGCTCGCCGTACGGCCCCGGCACCCTGGCCGGCCCCGACGGCTCGCGCCAGCCCGTGGAGTCGGAGCTGACCAGCGCGCGCAACCTGGGCAGCCGCGTGGCGAAGGCGTCCGCGCTGCTGCGCCAGCTGCGCGCCAGCGACCCGCACGGCGAGCAGCCCGACGCACCGACGTACCACCAGTGA
- a CDS encoding aminoacetone oxidase family FAD-binding enzyme, whose product MAGDAELPIAVIGAGAAGTMAAVFAAAAGRPTLLLERTRDGGRKILISGGGRCNVLPSRMDPAQYFTASSANSLKKILLSWPLADQRRFFEEEVGIRLVLEPETGKLFPESNRARQVRDGLLELARRRGARLRFDAYVVGLDPPVDGGPWRVRLEGGESVEAAKVVVATGGLSVPQTGSDGTGMRIVRQLGHSLNETYAALTPLTADPPAHAHLAGVSLTAHLEAPLERGVLAAHGGFLFTHRGYSGPSVLDVSHAAVRARDPARQPVYARWTELDAAAWERLLLERSGGTVAGLLRRHLPTRLADTLLAECGIDEDRPLAQLRRDERTRLVEALTRYRLPWTGDEGYRKAEVTGGGVPLSEVDPRTLESRIVPGLFLCGEILDCFGPIGGYNFCWAWATGRAAGMGTGTT is encoded by the coding sequence TTGGCTGGAGACGCGGAGCTGCCGATCGCGGTGATCGGCGCCGGGGCGGCGGGGACGATGGCGGCCGTCTTCGCGGCCGCGGCGGGCCGGCCGACGCTGCTGCTGGAGCGCACCCGCGACGGGGGGCGCAAGATCCTCATCAGCGGCGGGGGGCGCTGCAACGTGCTGCCGTCGCGGATGGACCCGGCGCAGTACTTCACCGCCTCGTCCGCCAACTCGCTGAAGAAGATCCTCCTCTCCTGGCCCCTGGCCGACCAGCGCCGCTTCTTCGAGGAGGAGGTGGGGATCCGGCTGGTGCTGGAGCCCGAGACGGGGAAGCTCTTCCCCGAGTCGAACCGGGCGCGCCAGGTGCGCGACGGCCTGCTGGAGCTGGCGCGCCGCCGCGGCGCCCGGCTGCGCTTCGACGCCTACGTGGTGGGCCTGGACCCGCCGGTGGACGGCGGTCCCTGGCGCGTGCGGCTGGAGGGAGGAGAATCTGTTGAGGCGGCGAAGGTGGTCGTGGCCACCGGCGGCCTCTCGGTGCCGCAGACGGGGAGCGACGGCACCGGGATGCGCATCGTGCGGCAGCTCGGCCACTCGCTGAACGAGACGTACGCGGCGCTCACCCCGCTCACCGCCGACCCGCCGGCGCACGCGCACCTGGCCGGCGTTTCGCTCACCGCGCACCTGGAGGCGCCGCTGGAGCGCGGGGTGCTGGCGGCGCACGGCGGCTTCCTCTTCACCCACCGCGGCTACAGCGGCCCCTCGGTGCTGGACGTCTCGCACGCCGCCGTGCGCGCGCGCGACCCGGCGCGGCAGCCCGTCTACGCGCGCTGGACCGAGCTGGACGCGGCCGCGTGGGAGCGGCTGCTGCTGGAGCGCTCGGGCGGCACGGTGGCCGGCCTGCTGCGCCGCCACCTCCCCACGCGCCTGGCCGACACGCTGCTGGCCGAGTGCGGCATCGACGAAGACCGCCCTCTCGCACAGCTCCGCCGCGACGAGCGCACGCGCCTGGTGGAGGCGCTCACCCGCTACCGCCTCCCCTGGACGGGCGACGAGGGCTACAGGAAGGCCGAGGTGACGGGCGGCGGCGTCCCGTTGAGCGAGGTGGACCCGCGCACGCTGGAGAGCCGGATCGTCCCCGGCCTCTTCCTCTGCGGCGAGATCCTGGACTGCTTCGGCCCGATCGGCGGCTACAACTTCTGCTGGGCGTGGGCGACGGGGCGGGCGGCGGGGATGGGGACGGGAACGACCTGA
- the cphA gene encoding cyanophycin synthetase, translating into MSEAHEQSAAAVAGFDPDELRISRLRALRGPNFWRLAPVIACDVRLGALEDVPTTQIPGFNERLVEALPTLAGHRCSRGTPGGFLERLEEGTHLPHVLEHVSLELQSLAGSDVSFGRVVESGDEGVWWLIVAYEEEDVGLQSVRDAVRLVRACMAGEPLDVEKTVEELHDLREAVRLGPSTAAIVEEADRRGIPVRRLNSYSLVQLGLGKNLRRIQAAMSDYTSAIGVEIAQDKEDTRRVLGNIGLPVPEGDMAPSLERAVHLAREIGYPVILKPVDLSHGRGISGRLDDEEALVRAWGQAAEASPRVVVERFVTGRDYRVLVVDGRVVAVAERVPAHVVGDGRHTVRELIQEANRDPRRGRGHSRSLTRLPHDGTTEEFLASRGLSLASVPAAGEVVPLRATANLSTGGTSIDRTDEIHPDNVTACEMAAGIVGLDIAGIDVLSPDISVPFRENGAVIIEVNAAPGLRMHTHPTEGTPRNVGAPIIDMLYPPGSPYTIPVIAITGTNGKTTVTRLTAHLFRQTGKTVGFTTTDGVYLQNRLVMEGDMTGPFSANIILSNPTVDVAVLETARGGILRAGLGFDECDVGVVLNVSADHLGLRGIHTLEQLAEVKAVIPAVVKREGHAVLNADDDLVYAMRERTGADVVFFSTMPAGANQRFEEHIERGGIGARVEDGTFVIRRGRLRIPIAGVREVPLMMGGAARFQQGNILAAIATAYVQGVRYDTIRAGLLSFFPSPSMTPGRLNLLRVRESRVLVDYAHNPAAVGGLMEMVANIPARRRIGVIAVPGDRRDEDIREVGRLSAGLDHVIVKEDYDLRGRPPGEVAAILVEGLRQGGLRGDQIEAVRTEAEAVDRALEMLGDGELVVILADSVPTTLAQVRPHAAGAAF; encoded by the coding sequence ATGTCCGAAGCACACGAGCAGTCGGCGGCCGCCGTGGCCGGGTTCGACCCGGACGAGCTGCGCATCTCGCGGCTCAGGGCGCTGCGCGGGCCCAACTTCTGGCGCCTGGCCCCGGTGATCGCCTGCGACGTGCGGCTGGGCGCGCTGGAAGACGTGCCCACCACCCAGATCCCCGGCTTCAACGAGCGGCTGGTGGAGGCGCTCCCCACGCTGGCCGGGCACCGCTGCTCGCGCGGCACCCCGGGCGGCTTCCTGGAGCGGCTGGAAGAGGGCACCCACCTGCCGCACGTGCTTGAGCACGTGTCCCTGGAGCTGCAGAGCCTGGCCGGCTCCGACGTCTCCTTCGGGCGCGTGGTGGAGAGCGGCGACGAGGGGGTGTGGTGGCTGATCGTGGCGTACGAGGAGGAGGACGTCGGCCTGCAGTCGGTGCGCGACGCCGTGCGGCTGGTGCGGGCCTGCATGGCCGGCGAGCCGCTCGACGTGGAGAAGACCGTCGAGGAGCTGCACGACCTGCGCGAGGCCGTCCGCCTGGGCCCCTCCACCGCGGCGATCGTGGAGGAGGCCGACCGGCGCGGCATCCCCGTGCGCCGCCTCAACTCGTACTCGCTGGTGCAGCTGGGGCTGGGGAAGAACCTGCGGCGCATCCAGGCGGCCATGAGCGACTACACCAGCGCCATCGGGGTGGAGATCGCGCAGGACAAGGAGGACACCCGCCGCGTGCTGGGCAACATCGGGCTGCCCGTCCCGGAGGGCGACATGGCGCCCTCGCTGGAGCGGGCGGTGCACCTGGCGCGCGAGATCGGCTACCCGGTGATCCTGAAGCCGGTGGACCTCTCGCACGGGCGGGGGATCTCGGGGCGGCTGGACGACGAGGAGGCGCTGGTGCGCGCCTGGGGACAGGCCGCCGAGGCCAGCCCGCGCGTGGTGGTGGAGCGCTTCGTCACGGGCCGGGACTACCGCGTGCTGGTGGTGGACGGGCGGGTGGTGGCCGTGGCCGAGCGCGTCCCCGCGCACGTGGTGGGCGACGGGCGGCACACGGTGCGCGAGCTGATCCAGGAGGCCAACCGCGACCCCCGGCGCGGGCGCGGCCACTCGCGCTCCCTCACCCGGCTGCCGCACGACGGCACCACCGAGGAGTTCCTGGCGTCGCGCGGGCTGTCGCTGGCCAGCGTCCCCGCGGCGGGCGAGGTGGTGCCCCTGCGCGCCACGGCCAACCTGTCGACGGGGGGAACGTCGATCGACCGCACCGACGAGATCCACCCCGACAACGTGACGGCGTGCGAGATGGCCGCGGGGATCGTGGGGCTCGACATCGCCGGGATCGACGTGCTCTCGCCCGACATCTCGGTGCCCTTCCGCGAGAACGGCGCGGTGATTATCGAGGTGAACGCGGCGCCGGGACTCAGGATGCACACGCACCCCACCGAGGGGACGCCGCGCAACGTGGGCGCGCCGATCATCGACATGCTCTACCCGCCGGGCTCGCCGTACACCATCCCCGTGATCGCCATCACCGGGACCAACGGCAAGACCACGGTCACGCGCCTCACCGCGCACCTCTTCCGGCAGACGGGGAAGACGGTGGGGTTCACGACGACGGACGGCGTCTACCTCCAGAACCGGCTGGTGATGGAGGGCGACATGACGGGGCCGTTCTCGGCCAACATCATCCTCTCCAACCCCACGGTGGACGTGGCGGTGCTGGAGACGGCGCGCGGCGGCATCCTGCGCGCGGGGCTCGGCTTCGACGAGTGCGACGTGGGGGTGGTGCTGAACGTCTCGGCCGACCACCTGGGCCTGCGCGGGATCCACACCCTGGAGCAGCTGGCCGAGGTGAAGGCGGTGATCCCCGCCGTGGTCAAGCGCGAGGGCCACGCCGTGCTGAACGCCGACGACGACCTCGTCTACGCCATGCGCGAGCGCACCGGGGCCGACGTGGTCTTCTTCTCCACCATGCCCGCAGGCGCCAACCAGCGCTTCGAGGAGCACATCGAGCGCGGGGGAATCGGGGCGCGGGTGGAGGACGGCACCTTCGTGATCCGGCGGGGGCGGCTGCGCATCCCGATCGCGGGGGTGCGCGAGGTGCCGCTGATGATGGGCGGGGCCGCGCGCTTCCAGCAGGGGAACATCCTGGCGGCGATCGCCACCGCGTACGTGCAGGGGGTGCGCTACGACACCATCCGCGCGGGGCTCCTCTCCTTCTTCCCCTCGCCGTCGATGACGCCGGGGCGGCTGAACCTGCTGCGGGTGCGCGAGAGCCGGGTGCTGGTGGACTACGCGCACAACCCGGCGGCCGTGGGCGGGCTGATGGAGATGGTGGCGAACATCCCGGCGCGGCGCCGCATCGGCGTGATCGCCGTCCCCGGCGACCGGCGCGACGAGGACATCCGCGAGGTGGGCCGCCTTTCGGCGGGGCTGGACCACGTGATCGTGAAGGAGGACTACGACCTGCGCGGCCGCCCCCCGGGCGAGGTGGCGGCGATCCTGGTGGAGGGCCTGCGCCAGGGCGGCCTGCGCGGCGACCAGATCGAGGCGGTCCGCACCGAGGCCGAAGCGGTCGACCGCGCGCTGGAGATGCTGGGCGACGGCGAGCTGGTGGTGATCCTGGCCGACAGCGTGCCCACCACCCTCGCGCAGGTGCGCCCCCACGCCGCCGGCGCGGCGTTCTGA
- a CDS encoding thioesterase family protein, giving the protein MTDAGSGLLDGFPVVVELPVFWGDMDYFRHVNNIIFFRYFESARIAYLERIGFRQEGEAEGAGPILHSTHARFRRPLTWPDSVLVGARTVEVGEDRFTQEYRLVSRAQGAVAAEGGGVLVAFDYAANRKVPLPDVVREAIRALESQAG; this is encoded by the coding sequence ATGACCGACGCCGGCTCGGGACTGCTCGACGGCTTCCCCGTGGTGGTGGAGCTGCCCGTGTTCTGGGGAGACATGGACTACTTCCGCCACGTCAACAACATCATCTTCTTCCGCTACTTCGAGAGCGCCCGCATCGCGTACCTGGAGCGGATCGGCTTCCGGCAGGAGGGCGAGGCCGAGGGCGCGGGGCCGATCCTCCACTCCACCCACGCCCGCTTCCGCCGCCCGCTCACCTGGCCCGACTCGGTGCTGGTGGGCGCCCGCACCGTGGAGGTCGGCGAGGACCGCTTCACGCAGGAGTACCGGCTGGTGAGCCGGGCCCAGGGCGCCGTCGCGGCCGAGGGCGGCGGCGTGCTGGTCGCCTTCGACTACGCCGCCAACCGCAAGGTCCCGCTCCCGGACGTGGTGCGCGAGGCGATCCGCGCGCTCGAGTCGCAGGCCGGATAA